The Rhodococcus sp. B50 DNA window ATGAGTGAAGCCACCACCCTCGCCGCTGCCGCCGCGAGCTCCGATCCGACAGTGGGCCTGCGCGCCGTGCGTGCCCTGCGTCGGCTGCTGGAACGGCTCGAGGAGGTCCAGGTGGCGAATGCCCGCGAGCGGGGCTGGTCCTGGCAGGCCATCGCCGACGAACTCGGGGTCAGCCGACAGGCGGTACACCAGAAACACAACCGGAAGCGCAGGTGATCGACATGTTCGAACGATTCGCCGACGGTGCCAGATCCGGCGTCGTGGCAGCGCAGCAAGAGGCCATCCGCGTGCACGCCCCTCGTATCGAGGCGTCACATCTTCTGATCGGGGTCGCCGTCGCCGCGGACGAACCACTCCGGGTCCTGCTCGCGGAGGCGGGCCTGACGGTCGACGGCCTGCGTTCCGCACGCGCGGCCCGTACCGCCGACTCGCCGCTGGGGGACGAGGACGCCGCGGCGCTCGAAGCGATCGGGATCGATCTCGACGAGGTCCGCACCCGTCTCGAGGCCGCCTTCGGTGAGGGAGTGCTCGATCGGCGAAGCGCCGACCGCCGGGGCTTCGCGAACCGCCTCGGCCACATCCCCTTCGACCGGGCCGCGAGGAAGTCGCTCGAACTCGCGCTGCGGGAGGCGATCGCACGCCACGAACGTGTCATCCGCCCCGAGCATCTCCTGCTCGGTCTGCTGCGCAGCGACGATCCGTCGACGACCGCTCTCGTCGAATCGCGGATCCCCCGCGACGAGCTACGGCAGCTCCTGACGACACACCTCGACGCCGCCGCCTGACACCGCCGTCCGGACGGTGCTACCGGCCGGCCTGCGCCGGAACGACGGCGAGCGGGCGCGCGGTGACGAGCGGGACGACCGTCGCCGCGACGAGCATGAGCGTGCCGATCGCGATCACCGCGAACGGCCACCACTGACGATCGGCGGTGGGGACCACCGCATCTGCCTGCGTATCCGTGGCACCGCCCGGTGCGGTGCGCGGTAGTGCTTCCGTCGCCGACCGGACGTTGTCCGCGATGCCGCCGACGACATCGGCCACCGGGCCGACACCGTCGACGAGCTGTCCCGTGCCGTCCGTGAGCGCCCGCCCACCGTCGTCGAGGAGGACGAGACCGTCGCGGAGCTGCCGCGACCCCTCGGCCGCCTGCGCCATACCCGCGACGAACTGGGCGTTCGGATCGGTGAGTTCGTAGGCGAGCTGCTGGGCGCCGTCGCGCAACTGCCCGAGCTGGTCGAGGGTGTCCGGTCCGAGGCCCTGCGTGTCCAGGGTCTCGACGAGTCCGCGCAGCTGTGCGGCCGCGTTCTGCGAGACCGGATCCGGTGAGGCGCCGAGCGTGGTGGCGACGGCGGTGAGCCGAGCGGTCACGTCGCCCTGCATCTCACCGAAACCGGAGAGGCGGCCGACGACCTCGTCGACGCCACCGCTGACCTGACGAGCACCGTCGCCGAGCATGTCGACACCGCCGTCGAGCTGCCCGAGGCCGTCGGCGAGCTGCTCTCCGCCGTCGCGTGCCTGCCGGAGGCCGTCCGAGAGCTGCCGGGCACCGTCGTCGAGCTGGGTGCTGCCCTCCGTCAGCTGCCCGACCCCACCGTCGAGCACCGACAACGGCAGTCCGGCCCGCTGCAGATTGCTCCGGGCCTCGTCGATGCCGCCCTCCGGCGGAGCCGGTTGTTCCGCAGCGGTTGCGACCGCCGGCTCGGGGCGGTCGATCCAGGCGAACACCGAACCCGTGCCCACGAGGAGCAGTCCGGCCAGGGCGAAGAACAGGGGGAGAAGACGTGAACGCACGCTCGACGACGCTACCGAGCGTCGCTGAGAGACCCCTGAGGGGGAGGGGTGGCCCCATGCGCGCCCGATTCGCCCGTTCCGGGACCGCCCACCGTATGCCACAGTGGCACCATGATTTCTCTGATACTGCGGTTGATCATCAACGCGGTCGGACTGTGGCTCGCGGTCGAGCTCGTCGACGGAATCGATTACACCGATCCCGCGGGCACATCCGACACGACGCGCAAGATCGTCACCCTCGTCGTCCTCGCACTCATCTTCACGATCGTCAACGCACTCGTGAAACCGCTGGTGAAGTTGCTGTCGCTGCCGCTGGTGATCCTCACCCTCGGATTGTTCCTGCTGGTCGTCAACGCGCTGATGCTACTGCTCACCGCATGGCTGAGCGGATTCACCGAGTACGGGCTCACGATCGACGGTTTCTGGGCGGCACTGTGGGGCGGCGTGATCATCGCGATCGTCAACTTCGTCCTCGGGCTGGTCGTGCCCGACCGCGACTGATCCCCGACCGCCGCGCTCGCGTCATGGTCAGCCGAAGGCCAGCGCGGGCGCGGTGGCCACCGCCCACACGAGCATCGCGACGCCCGAATCGCTCAACGCCGGGATCAGCGCGAGTCCGAGGGCACCGGCCCGGACCGGCTTGTGCGCGCGGATCGCGAAGGGTGCCGCGAGGAAGCCGGCGAGGGCCCAGGGTGTCGCTGCGACCAGCACGATCGACATCACGAACGGCACGACGACGAGTACGAGGTGCAGCGTGCGGGTCCTCGGGTCGCCGAGCTTGACCGCGAGGGTCCGCTTGCCGGTCTCCGCGTCGGTCGCGATGTCACGGAGATTGTTCGTCACCAGCACGGCCGTCGAGATCGAACCGATGGCGATCGCGCATGCCAGACCCACCCCGTCGATGCGACCGGCCTGGACGAACTGCGTGCCCAACACCGCGACGAGCCCGAAGAAGACGAAGACGCCGATCTCCCCGAAGCCGCTGTAGCCGTAAGGGTTCTTCCCGCCGGTGTAGTACCAGGCACCGGCGATGCAGACCGCGCCGACGAGCACGAGCCACCACGCCGTGGTGAGAGCGAGGGCGAGTCCCGCGACCGCGGCGATACCGAAGCACACGAACGCCGCGCGCTTGACGGCGCCGGGGCTCGCTGCGCCCGAGCCGACCAGCCGCATCGGGCCGACCCGTTCGTCGTCGGTGCCGCGGATGCCGTCGGAGTAGTCGTTGGCGAAGTTCACGCCGATGATCAG harbors:
- a CDS encoding 1,4-dihydroxy-2-naphthoate polyprenyltransferase, which codes for MATAGQWLEGARPRTLPNAIAPVLAGTGAAAWLGEAVWWKALLALIVALGLIIGVNFANDYSDGIRGTDDERVGPMRLVGSGAASPGAVKRAAFVCFGIAAVAGLALALTTAWWLVLVGAVCIAGAWYYTGGKNPYGYSGFGEIGVFVFFGLVAVLGTQFVQAGRIDGVGLACAIAIGSISTAVLVTNNLRDIATDAETGKRTLAVKLGDPRTRTLHLVLVVVPFVMSIVLVAATPWALAGFLAAPFAIRAHKPVRAGALGLALIPALSDSGVAMLVWAVATAPALAFG
- a CDS encoding helix-turn-helix domain-containing protein; this encodes MSEATTLAAAAASSDPTVGLRAVRALRRLLERLEEVQVANARERGWSWQAIADELGVSRQAVHQKHNRKRR
- a CDS encoding Clp protease N-terminal domain-containing protein — protein: MFERFADGARSGVVAAQQEAIRVHAPRIEASHLLIGVAVAADEPLRVLLAEAGLTVDGLRSARAARTADSPLGDEDAAALEAIGIDLDEVRTRLEAAFGEGVLDRRSADRRGFANRLGHIPFDRAARKSLELALREAIARHERVIRPEHLLLGLLRSDDPSTTALVESRIPRDELRQLLTTHLDAAA
- a CDS encoding phage holin family protein → MISLILRLIINAVGLWLAVELVDGIDYTDPAGTSDTTRKIVTLVVLALIFTIVNALVKPLVKLLSLPLVILTLGLFLLVVNALMLLLTAWLSGFTEYGLTIDGFWAALWGGVIIAIVNFVLGLVVPDRD